Proteins encoded in a region of the Oreochromis niloticus isolate F11D_XX unplaced genomic scaffold, O_niloticus_UMD_NMBU tig00001214_pilon, whole genome shotgun sequence genome:
- the LOC109200880 gene encoding sialic acid-binding Ig-like lectin 5, whose protein sequence is FITIFIFPFALTGVSAWGQQHCYDKGYCVTLSERELTAEAGLCVVIPCSFTTADEFKTNHTVWYKCEASQKFCSDADIIFHSNKNTDKKTRAEFEGRVSRLEPDVSQKNCSIIINDLKDSDSGSYQLRVTGEVNGQQNGFTFIPRVTVSVKGLNQKPTVMIPTLTEGQQATLTCTAPGLCSGSVPEITWTWRGAGGTESYITGNSTAFKTENLTTFRQRHISTLTFKSSAEQHNTTVTCKIRFTGETTTEEASSLKVNYVKEVKITGLTSVREGNVLNLTCSVESFPPAHIVWRKVPSNTNLQTGNTDLHNDTGSATLVSLNVTAENSGQYICMAKHLDKTLTSYVNVTVTWHTKIQNGSGCVLQSDVLTCVCISEGFPLPTIKWPLLENHTQYTLITTVSNHTVNSTVSLTVKNHGNSTVECVSNNGNGEERENLLVHKKHEQPSSFGLEFLKVIFAFLTGVLLSVIVCCLVKNCYSFSRKKKKSSGNSEETLKMETRRNDKLVYDGPAFQDNQMLNSNSGRKEVQYATINFSLLKRNGRKQESTKTEYAEIKKAVKEQHEDAEEEDELLEAKEDEMVVELEMKYREPKNEEGGDEAVYSIVNDIISEI, encoded by the exons TTTATCACTATATTTATCTTTCCCTTTGCATTAACAGGTGTCTCAGCCTGGGGTCAACAACACTGTTACGACAAAGGATACTGTGTTACTCTGAGTGAGCGAGAACTAACAGCAGAGGCTGGACTCTGTGTTGTGATCCCGTGTTCTTTCACTACTGCTGATGAGTTTAAAACCAACCATACAGTTTGGTACAAATGTGAAGCATCTCAAAAATTTTGCAGTGATGCTGACATAATATTTCAcagtaacaaaaacacagacaaaaaaactcGGGCTGAGTTTGAAGGACGAGTGTCACGTTTGGAGCCTGATGTGAGTCAGAAAAACTGCAGCATCATCATTAATGATCTCAAAGACTCTGATTCTGGATCATATCAGCTCAGAGTTACTGGTGAAGTGAATGGACAACAAAATGGATTCACATTCATTCCAAGAGTAACTGTCTCTGTTAAAG GTCTTAATCAGAAGCCCACAGTAATGATTCCCACACTGACAGAGGGACAGCAGGCCACACTGACCTGCACTGCTCCTGGTCTCTGCTCTGGATCTGTTCCTGAAATCACCTGGACATggagaggagcaggagggaCTGAATCTTACATTACAGGAAACAGCACTGCTTTCAAGACTGAGAATCTGACTACTTTCAGACAGAGACACATCTCAACTTTAACCTTTAAATCTTCAGCTGAGCAACACAACACCACTGTTACCTGTAAAATCCGCTTCACAGGTGAAACAACTACAGAAGAGGCTTCATCTTTGAAAGTAAACT ATGTGAAGGAAGTTAAAATCACCGGATTGACAAGTGTGAGGGAGGGAAATGTTCTGAATctgacctgcagtgttgaaagttTCCCTCCAGCTCATATTGTGTGGAGAAAGGTTCCTTCCAACACAAACCTTCAGACTGGAAACACTGACCTGCACAATGATACTGGATCTGCCACACTTGTCAGCCTGAATGTGACAGCAGAAAATTCTGGGCAGTACATCTGTATGGCAAAACATCTGGACAAAACACTGACTTCATATGTCAATGTGACTGTGACAT GGCATACAAAGATACAGAATGGCTCTGGATGTGTGCTTCAGTCAGATGTTTTGacctgtgtgtgtatcagtgaagGATTTCCTTTACCTACCATCAAATGGCCGCTCCTAGAAAACCACACTCAGTACACTCTCATTACTACTGTGTCAAACCACACAGTCAACAGCACTGTCAGTCTCACTGTAAAAAACCATGGCAACAGCACTGTTGAATGTGTCAGCAACAATGGAAatggagaagaaagagagaacCTGCTGGTCCATAAAAAACATG AGCAACCATCTAGTTTTGGGCTGGAATTCCTGAAAGTCATCTTTGCGTTTTTGACTGGGGTACTTCTTTCAGTAATCGTGTGCTGTTTGGTCAAAAATTGCTACAG tttttccagaaaaaaaaagaagagctcTGGAAATTCTGAGGAGACTTTGAAGATGGAGACACGTCGAAATGATAAACtg GTATATGACGGTCCAGCATTTCAAGACAATCAGATGCTAAACTCAAACAGCGGGAGAAAAGAAGTGCAATATGCTACAATTAATTTTTCCCTGTTGAaaagaaatggaagaaagcaggaGAGCACGAAGACAGAGTATGCTGAAATTAAGAAAGCAGTCAAAGAACAACATGAAGATGCTGAAGAGGAAGATGAATTGTTAGAGGCCAAAGAAGATGAGATGGTGGTGGAGTTGGAGATGAAATACCGTGAACCAAAAAATGAGGAAGGCGGGGATGAAGCAGTGTACTCCATTGTGAATGACATAATCAGTGAAATTTGA